In Clostridium sp. SY8519, one genomic interval encodes:
- a CDS encoding Maf family protein, whose amino-acid sequence MRKDVRIILASGSPRRKELLKLLGLDFTVLPAEGEEETHAEAPADVVQDLALHKAQEVCDRTAAEAGTETESDVLVIGSDTVVASGGTILGKPVDEADAYRMLSMLQSRVHQVYTGVALLGQIRGRQVRRVFYESVDVTFYPMDDREIRDYIHTGEPMDKAGSYGIQGGGGLFVKSIRGDYNTVVGLPAARLYQELKEILR is encoded by the coding sequence ATGAGAAAAGATGTCAGGATAATCCTAGCCAGCGGATCTCCGCGAAGGAAAGAGCTGTTAAAGCTTCTGGGCCTGGATTTTACAGTGCTTCCGGCGGAAGGGGAAGAGGAGACCCATGCGGAGGCTCCTGCGGACGTGGTACAGGATCTGGCGCTGCACAAGGCGCAGGAAGTCTGTGACCGGACAGCTGCAGAAGCAGGGACAGAGACGGAATCCGATGTTCTGGTGATCGGATCCGACACAGTGGTTGCCAGCGGCGGAACAATACTGGGCAAGCCTGTGGATGAAGCGGATGCTTACCGCATGCTTTCCATGCTTCAGAGCCGGGTGCATCAGGTGTACACCGGCGTGGCGCTTCTGGGACAGATCCGGGGCAGACAGGTGCGCCGGGTGTTTTACGAATCGGTGGATGTGACCTTTTACCCGATGGATGACCGGGAGATCCGGGATTATATCCATACCGGCGAACCGATGGACAAAGCCGGATCCTATGGGATCCAGGGCGGCGGCGGTCTGTTTGTAAAATCCATCCGCGGCGATTACAATACCGTGGTCGGACTGCCGGCAGCCAGATTATATCAGGAACTGAAAGAAATTCTGCGGTAA
- the htpG gene encoding molecular chaperone HtpG: MAAVHGSLSIDSNNIFPVIKKWLYSDHDIFVRELISNGCDAITKLKKLDLMSEYELPDDYEPAIHVTFNPEEKTLKFTDNGLGMDAEEVSEYINQIAFSGATEFLEKYKDKDSNDQIIGHFGLGFYSAFMVADEVHIDSLSYKKDAVPVHWSCDGGTEFDMTDGSRGEVGTCITLFLNEDCLEFCNEYRLREVIEKYCSFMPTPIYLQKENAEPEYETILPEEKTDKDTVIETIVEEAKTEEKENENGEKEIVEVSPRTEKLKILKRPVPLNDIHPLWTKNPSECTEDDYKEFYRKVFHDYKEPLFWIHLNMDYPFNLKGILYFPKINLQYEAAEGTIKLYNNQVFIADNIKEVIPDFLMLLKGVIDCPDLPLNVSRSALQNDGFVNKISEYITKKVADKLIGLCKTEKENYEKYWDDISPFIKYGCLKDEKFCDKMNDYILFKDINDHYLTLPELLVKPGDTGAEDKQTEDASADGSAKDAKDEDTAKEPEKETVYYVTDRNQQGQYIRMFKEHDMNAVILDSDIDASFITQLERRNERYTFKRIDADVTGALKEDLSEEDAKKALEQLQKTFRTALDNEHLEVAVEKLKDADLAAVMTVSEEGHRMMDMMRMYNMDGMNPSMYNAPETLTLNLSNPLVQYILDHEDSEHTPLFCHQIYDLAKMSNHPLTPEEMNQFILRSNQIMSLLTK, from the coding sequence ATGGCAGCAGTACATGGCAGCCTGTCGATTGACAGCAACAATATTTTCCCCGTAATCAAAAAATGGCTCTATTCCGATCACGACATTTTTGTTCGTGAGCTGATCTCCAACGGATGCGACGCCATTACAAAATTAAAAAAGCTGGATCTTATGAGTGAATATGAACTGCCGGATGATTATGAACCGGCCATTCATGTGACCTTCAATCCGGAAGAAAAGACTCTGAAATTCACAGATAACGGTCTGGGCATGGACGCGGAAGAAGTCTCCGAATACATTAACCAGATCGCTTTTTCCGGCGCCACCGAATTTCTGGAAAAATACAAAGACAAGGATTCCAATGACCAGATTATCGGTCACTTCGGCTTAGGCTTTTACTCTGCCTTCATGGTAGCCGATGAAGTACACATCGATTCCCTGTCTTACAAAAAAGACGCGGTACCGGTACACTGGTCCTGCGACGGCGGCACGGAATTTGACATGACCGACGGCAGCCGCGGGGAAGTCGGCACCTGCATCACCCTTTTCCTGAACGAAGACTGCCTGGAATTCTGCAACGAATACCGTCTCCGGGAAGTTATCGAGAAATACTGTTCCTTTATGCCTACCCCCATCTATCTGCAGAAGGAAAACGCGGAACCGGAATATGAGACCATCCTTCCGGAAGAAAAGACCGATAAGGATACTGTCATTGAAACCATCGTAGAAGAGGCGAAAACAGAAGAAAAAGAGAACGAAAACGGTGAAAAGGAAATCGTAGAAGTCTCCCCCCGCACCGAAAAACTCAAAATTCTCAAACGCCCGGTTCCGTTAAATGACATTCACCCTCTCTGGACCAAAAATCCCAGCGAATGCACGGAGGATGACTATAAGGAATTCTACCGCAAGGTATTCCACGATTATAAAGAGCCCCTGTTCTGGATTCATCTGAACATGGATTATCCGTTTAACCTGAAGGGCATCCTCTACTTCCCGAAAATCAACCTGCAGTATGAGGCAGCGGAAGGAACCATCAAGCTTTACAACAACCAGGTATTCATCGCCGACAACATCAAAGAAGTCATCCCTGATTTCCTGATGCTGTTAAAAGGCGTCATTGACTGCCCGGACCTGCCGCTGAACGTATCCCGAAGCGCCCTGCAGAATGACGGTTTTGTAAACAAAATCAGTGAGTATATTACGAAGAAAGTTGCGGACAAACTCATCGGCCTGTGCAAAACCGAAAAGGAAAACTACGAGAAATACTGGGATGATATCAGTCCCTTTATCAAATACGGCTGCCTGAAAGACGAGAAATTCTGTGACAAGATGAATGACTACATCCTCTTTAAGGATATCAACGATCATTATCTTACACTGCCGGAACTTCTGGTGAAACCGGGGGATACCGGTGCCGAAGACAAGCAGACAGAGGATGCTTCCGCAGACGGCAGCGCAAAAGACGCCAAGGACGAAGACACAGCAAAAGAGCCGGAAAAGGAAACCGTTTACTATGTCACCGACCGCAACCAGCAGGGACAGTATATCCGGATGTTCAAAGAGCATGATATGAACGCGGTGATTCTGGATTCCGATATCGACGCTTCCTTTATTACACAGCTGGAGCGCAGAAACGAACGCTACACCTTCAAACGGATCGACGCGGACGTAACCGGCGCCCTGAAAGAGGACCTGTCGGAAGAAGATGCAAAAAAAGCACTGGAGCAGCTTCAGAAAACCTTCCGCACTGCCCTGGACAACGAACACCTGGAAGTAGCTGTAGAGAAGTTAAAAGACGCGGATCTGGCTGCGGTCATGACTGTCTCCGAAGAAGGCCACCGCATGATGGATATGATGCGGATGTACAATATGGACGGCATGAATCCTTCCATGTACAACGCGCCGGAGACCCTGACCCTGAATCTGAGCAATCCGCTGGTTCAGTATATCCTGGATCACGAAGATTCCGAACATACGCCTCTCTTCTGCCACCAGATCTATGATCTGGCCAAAATGAGCAACCATCCGCTGACACCGGAAGAGATGAATCAGTTCATTCTTCGCAGCAATCAGATCATGTCTTTACTGACAAAATAA
- a CDS encoding helix-turn-helix domain-containing protein, giving the protein MKLSMWILKDWLRDYSPEPEIQNGKCIIQNVRLFSEQLRFSSSTVYLMPMEEEKIVCSNGNDILTLHCDDVNEILNRILDAFDYYNDCENQMLQAIEADCSIEKLMKQFSMITHHLMIFADATFYMRAFFAPDTILSAHPQLKDLLRTRMLPLPALQALNQSSSIRKPDLPAYPVSVPAVGSAIVSNLFTGGLHAGWLIADSADNTYTEGQTDLHGQLAELLCRWLARNRSTKEHTQKAGLFLDILNGEQTDPRQIDLRLRSFGWSSGDRLTLYVLKPLESSTFPPTVLFHHLEAIHPAAFVLFYQNHLLELVNHDLTDQTPFRREFTDLLTSVRYCAGASPSFRRPAQLPDEFRAASIAAEYAPKIPGAIQDFPSALLPYLLTLLQEHSVTDLRHPALSVLKTYDQTHHTELSHTLHCYLTCRCNATETARSLYIHRSTLLYRIDRILGLTGIDFENPDEYFHLLLSFYLDAMS; this is encoded by the coding sequence ATGAAGCTTAGTATGTGGATTCTCAAGGACTGGCTCCGGGACTATTCCCCGGAACCGGAGATTCAGAACGGCAAATGCATCATACAGAATGTACGGCTTTTTTCCGAGCAGCTCCGCTTCTCTTCCTCCACCGTTTACCTGATGCCCATGGAAGAGGAAAAAATCGTCTGCTCCAACGGAAATGACATCCTGACGCTGCACTGTGACGATGTCAACGAAATCCTGAACCGCATCCTGGACGCCTTTGACTACTATAATGACTGTGAAAATCAAATGCTCCAGGCCATAGAAGCCGACTGTTCCATTGAGAAACTGATGAAGCAGTTTTCCATGATCACCCATCATCTGATGATTTTCGCGGACGCAACCTTCTACATGCGGGCTTTCTTCGCTCCGGATACCATCCTGTCCGCCCATCCGCAGCTCAAAGACCTGCTGCGCACCCGCATGCTTCCCCTGCCCGCGCTTCAGGCCCTGAATCAAAGCAGCAGCATCCGGAAACCGGACCTTCCTGCCTATCCGGTTTCTGTTCCCGCTGTCGGCAGCGCCATCGTCTCCAATCTCTTTACCGGCGGTCTGCACGCCGGGTGGCTCATTGCCGATTCGGCCGACAATACCTATACCGAAGGCCAGACAGATCTCCACGGGCAGCTGGCCGAGCTGCTCTGCCGCTGGCTTGCCCGCAATCGTTCCACGAAAGAGCATACACAGAAAGCCGGCCTGTTTCTGGATATCCTGAATGGGGAACAGACAGATCCCCGGCAGATCGATCTGCGCCTGCGCAGCTTCGGCTGGTCTTCCGGCGACCGGCTGACCCTGTACGTATTAAAACCGCTGGAGAGCAGCACTTTTCCCCCAACGGTTCTGTTTCATCATCTGGAGGCAATCCATCCTGCTGCCTTTGTCCTGTTTTATCAGAACCACCTCCTGGAACTGGTGAATCACGATCTGACCGACCAGACGCCCTTTCGCAGAGAATTCACGGATCTTCTGACCAGTGTCCGGTACTGTGCCGGTGCCAGTCCTTCCTTTCGCCGTCCCGCACAGCTCCCGGATGAGTTTCGCGCGGCTTCCATTGCGGCAGAATATGCGCCAAAAATACCGGGTGCCATTCAGGACTTTCCGTCCGCTTTGCTTCCCTATCTGCTGACTCTGCTGCAGGAGCATTCCGTGACGGATCTGCGGCATCCTGCGCTCTCTGTTCTGAAAACCTATGATCAGACACACCATACGGAACTGAGCCATACCCTGCATTGTTACCTCACCTGCCGGTGCAATGCCACCGAAACCGCCCGCAGTCTTTATATCCACCGAAGCACGCTGCTTTACCGCATCGATCGGATCCTGGGGCTGACCGGCATTGACTTTGAAAATCCGGATGAATATTTCCATCTGCTTCTCTCCTTTTATCTGGATGCCATGTCCTGA
- a CDS encoding uroporphyrinogen decarboxylase family protein: MNAMEKFQKMLSLTPYQDRTEIPVFPMMLVTYAAMAKGITQADTIRSADKWIEAMQQAWEIIGKPDCAMPMYPGDTVFIMGLPARVPGKELGENELYQFVETPFFEDQEEYKKIMTMGWQAWQGMYLCRIQNPPFTSPEQLMARFGEMGQNLGKTIGFLYRNGVVPIFEGATAPIFDTLSMARSMEEFIYDLFDVPGDIMDILNKYQPLADEATIQQIKGNGGSRVGCFAMRSSATFLSPDMFEEFAWPALKGMIERFHQAGLTTILHADGNWLPMMEFFTQLPKGSVHIELDGATDIEKAYEILDGSQSIRGDVPATLLCYGSEAEVAEYCEKLIYMGRKGGFMLGSGCEVPMNAKPENIKAMIDSVR; this comes from the coding sequence ATGAACGCAATGGAGAAATTTCAGAAAATGCTGAGCCTTACCCCTTATCAGGACCGGACGGAAATCCCGGTATTCCCCATGATGCTAGTGACTTACGCGGCCATGGCGAAGGGAATTACCCAGGCGGATACCATCCGCAGCGCGGATAAGTGGATAGAAGCAATGCAGCAGGCCTGGGAGATCATCGGCAAGCCGGACTGCGCGATGCCCATGTATCCGGGGGATACGGTTTTTATCATGGGACTGCCTGCCCGTGTACCCGGAAAAGAGCTGGGGGAGAACGAGCTTTACCAGTTTGTGGAAACGCCGTTTTTCGAGGATCAGGAAGAGTATAAGAAAATCATGACTATGGGCTGGCAGGCCTGGCAGGGAATGTACCTGTGCAGGATCCAGAATCCGCCGTTTACCAGTCCGGAACAGCTGATGGCCAGATTCGGAGAAATGGGCCAGAATCTGGGAAAAACCATCGGTTTTCTGTACCGGAACGGTGTGGTGCCGATCTTTGAAGGGGCGACGGCACCGATTTTTGATACCCTGTCCATGGCGCGGTCCATGGAAGAATTTATTTATGATCTGTTTGATGTGCCGGGGGATATCATGGATATTCTGAACAAATACCAGCCGCTGGCGGACGAGGCGACGATTCAGCAGATCAAGGGGAACGGCGGTTCCCGCGTGGGCTGCTTTGCCATGCGTTCTTCTGCGACGTTCCTGTCTCCGGACATGTTTGAGGAATTTGCGTGGCCTGCGTTGAAAGGCATGATTGAACGCTTCCATCAGGCAGGACTGACTACAATTCTGCATGCAGACGGCAACTGGCTGCCGATGATGGAATTCTTCACGCAGCTGCCGAAAGGAAGCGTCCACATCGAGCTGGATGGCGCCACAGATATAGAAAAGGCCTATGAGATTCTGGACGGAAGCCAGAGTATCCGGGGGGATGTCCCGGCCACTCTGCTGTGCTACGGAAGTGAGGCGGAAGTGGCAGAGTATTGCGAAAAACTGATTTATATGGGCAGAAAAGGCGGATTTATGCTGGGTTCCGGATGTGAAGTGCCGATGAACGCGAAACCGGAAAATATCAAGGCAATGATCGATTCTGTTCGATAA
- a CDS encoding 2-hydroxyacyl-CoA dehydratase: protein MENNKIYKLGIDIGSTTVKIALLDEADHLIFADYQRHYANIREALSHLLKEAYEKTGDVLICPMITGSGGLTLAKHLGVDFIQEVVAVSTALEHDAPQTDVAIELGGEDAKIIYFENGNVEQRMNGVCAGGTGSFIDQMASLLQTDASGLNEYAKHYNAIYPIAARCGVFAKSDIQPLINEGASKEDLAASIFQAVVNQTISGLACGKPIRGHVAFLGGPLHFLPELKEAFIRTLKLDEEHTIVPEDSHLFAAKGSALNYNRDNALQLSALLEKLTGELHMEFEVARMDPLFRDSAEYEEFIQRHAGATVKKGDLSTYKGRCYLGIDAGSTTTKVALVGEDGTLLYSFYSNNNGSPIDTSIRAIREIHQQLPADAQIVYSCSTGYGEALVKEAFRLDEGEVETIAHYTAAAFFDPDVDCILDIGGQDMKCIKIKNNTVDNVMLNEACSAGCGSFIETFAKSLNYKVEDFAKEALFAEHPIDLGTRCTVFMNSKVKQAQKEGASVADISAGLAYSVIKNALFKVIKLTDASQLGKNVVVQGGTFYNDAVFRSFELISGCRAIRPDIAGIMGAFGAALIARDRYEEGHQTQMLTIDEIEHLTFHSDLKRCGKCTNNCLLTINRFSDGRHYITGNRCERGLGETVKKEEVPNLFEYKLKRIFRYKPLKKEEAARGVIGMPRALNLYENYPFWAVFFKELKFQLILSPQSTRKTYELGIESIPSESECYPAKITHGHIQWLINHGITRIFYPCIPYERKEFPEASNNYNCPIVTSYAENIKNNVEEITSGQIEFHNPFMSFADLDTIRDRLKIVMKEEFGIPEHETAKAVEAGWAEMASARDDMRKKGEETIQWLKDNHRRGIVLAGRPYHIDPEINHGIPELITSYGFAVLTEDSVSHLHQVERPLVVLDQWMYHSRLYAAANYVKTTDNLDLIQLNSFGCGLDAITTDMVSDILTQSGKIYTCLKIDEVNNLGAARIRIRSLIAAIRTREKHPTKRDLVPTNHNRVLFTEEMRAEGYTIIAPQLSPIHFDILGPAFRSCGYNVVVLDNDTKEAVDTGLKYVNNDACYPSLIVVGQMLAAVESGKYDTDRLAIIMTQTGGGCRASNYVGFIRRALKKAGYPQIPVISLNLSDLEKNPGFSFTLPMAQKAVYGCVFGDILMRVINATRPYEAVPGTTDKMHQKWLRRINKFLCQDKKWLSHRTYKRFCREMVRDFDHIERKNIEKPKVGIVGEILVKFMPLANNHLAELIEQEGAEAVVPDFLDFFLYCFYNNNFKTDNLGFSKAAKRKANLGIWAIEKLRGAAHKALADSVHFDPPASIYDTARGSADIVSAGNQTGEGWFLTGEMIELINHGVNNIVCCQPFGCLPNHIVGKGVIKKVRSEYPDSNIVAIDFDPGASEVNQLNRIKLMLTTAQRNIEKKKQQQNSAH from the coding sequence ATGGAAAACAACAAGATTTACAAGCTTGGTATCGATATCGGATCTACCACAGTCAAAATAGCCCTGCTGGATGAAGCAGATCATCTGATCTTCGCAGACTACCAGAGGCATTATGCCAACATCCGGGAGGCCCTCTCCCACCTGCTGAAAGAAGCCTATGAGAAAACCGGGGACGTGCTCATCTGCCCGATGATCACCGGTTCCGGCGGCCTTACCCTGGCAAAACACCTGGGTGTGGACTTCATCCAGGAAGTGGTTGCCGTATCCACCGCGCTGGAACATGACGCGCCGCAGACTGATGTGGCCATCGAACTGGGCGGCGAAGACGCCAAAATCATTTATTTTGAAAACGGAAACGTGGAGCAGCGTATGAACGGTGTATGCGCCGGAGGAACCGGCTCCTTCATCGACCAGATGGCATCCCTTCTGCAGACGGACGCCTCCGGCCTGAATGAATATGCCAAGCATTACAACGCGATCTACCCGATTGCCGCCCGCTGCGGCGTATTTGCAAAATCAGACATTCAGCCCCTGATTAATGAAGGCGCCTCCAAAGAGGATCTGGCTGCCTCTATTTTTCAGGCAGTTGTAAACCAGACCATCAGCGGCCTGGCCTGCGGAAAACCTATCCGCGGTCATGTGGCTTTTCTGGGCGGTCCCCTGCATTTTCTTCCGGAACTGAAAGAAGCTTTTATCCGCACCCTAAAGCTGGACGAAGAGCATACCATCGTGCCGGAGGATTCCCATCTTTTTGCCGCCAAAGGCTCCGCGTTGAACTACAACCGGGACAATGCCCTGCAGCTCAGCGCTTTACTGGAGAAATTAACCGGCGAGCTTCATATGGAATTTGAAGTCGCCCGGATGGACCCTCTGTTCCGGGATTCTGCCGAATACGAGGAATTTATCCAGCGGCACGCAGGAGCCACTGTAAAGAAAGGAGATCTTTCCACTTACAAAGGCCGCTGCTATCTGGGGATCGACGCAGGTTCCACCACCACCAAGGTTGCCCTGGTCGGAGAAGACGGCACCCTGCTCTATTCCTTTTACAGCAACAACAACGGCAGCCCCATTGACACCTCCATCCGCGCCATCCGCGAGATTCATCAGCAGCTGCCGGCAGACGCGCAGATCGTATACTCCTGCTCCACCGGCTATGGCGAGGCTCTGGTAAAAGAAGCGTTCCGTCTGGACGAAGGGGAAGTGGAGACCATCGCCCACTACACCGCTGCCGCCTTCTTTGATCCTGATGTGGACTGCATCCTGGACATCGGCGGACAGGATATGAAATGCATCAAAATCAAAAACAATACCGTCGACAATGTTATGCTGAACGAGGCATGCTCTGCCGGATGCGGCTCTTTTATCGAGACCTTTGCTAAATCCCTGAATTATAAGGTAGAAGATTTTGCCAAAGAAGCCTTATTTGCCGAGCATCCCATCGATCTGGGCACACGCTGTACCGTATTTATGAACTCAAAGGTAAAACAGGCTCAGAAGGAAGGCGCTTCCGTGGCAGACATTTCCGCCGGCCTGGCATACTCTGTCATCAAAAATGCCCTTTTTAAAGTCATCAAACTGACCGACGCTTCCCAGCTTGGCAAAAATGTAGTGGTACAAGGCGGAACCTTCTACAATGATGCGGTCTTCCGCAGTTTTGAGCTCATCTCCGGCTGCAGGGCAATTCGTCCGGATATTGCCGGAATCATGGGCGCCTTCGGCGCCGCGTTAATCGCACGGGACCGCTACGAAGAGGGACATCAGACCCAGATGCTTACCATTGATGAAATCGAGCATCTGACCTTCCATTCCGACCTGAAACGCTGCGGCAAGTGTACCAACAACTGTCTGCTGACCATCAACCGGTTCAGCGACGGCCGTCACTACATCACCGGCAACCGCTGCGAACGGGGGCTGGGCGAAACAGTGAAAAAGGAAGAAGTTCCAAACCTGTTTGAATACAAATTAAAGCGGATTTTCCGCTACAAGCCGCTGAAAAAAGAAGAGGCGGCACGGGGTGTCATCGGTATGCCCCGGGCGCTGAATTTATATGAAAACTACCCCTTCTGGGCTGTATTTTTCAAAGAGTTGAAATTCCAGCTGATTCTGTCGCCACAGTCCACCCGCAAAACCTACGAACTGGGAATAGAATCCATTCCCAGCGAGTCCGAATGCTATCCGGCAAAGATCACCCACGGACACATCCAGTGGCTGATCAACCACGGCATCACACGGATCTTCTACCCCTGCATTCCTTATGAGCGCAAGGAATTTCCGGAAGCCAGCAACAACTACAACTGCCCGATCGTGACATCCTACGCGGAAAATATCAAAAACAACGTAGAGGAAATCACCAGCGGACAGATCGAATTCCACAATCCCTTCATGTCCTTCGCGGATCTTGACACCATTCGGGACCGCCTGAAAATCGTCATGAAAGAGGAATTCGGCATTCCGGAGCACGAAACCGCCAAAGCCGTGGAAGCCGGCTGGGCAGAAATGGCCAGTGCCCGGGATGATATGCGGAAAAAAGGCGAGGAAACCATCCAGTGGCTGAAAGACAACCACCGGCGCGGCATCGTGCTCGCGGGACGCCCCTATCATATTGATCCGGAAATCAACCATGGCATTCCGGAACTGATTACCTCCTATGGATTTGCTGTTCTGACAGAGGATTCCGTCTCCCATCTGCACCAGGTGGAACGGCCCCTGGTGGTTCTGGATCAATGGATGTACCACTCCCGCCTGTATGCCGCCGCCAATTATGTCAAGACAACGGATAACCTGGATCTGATCCAGTTAAATTCCTTCGGCTGCGGTCTGGACGCCATCACCACCGACATGGTCAGCGATATCCTGACCCAGTCCGGCAAGATCTACACCTGCCTGAAAATCGATGAGGTAAACAACTTAGGTGCAGCCCGGATACGAATCCGTTCCCTGATTGCGGCCATCCGCACCCGGGAAAAGCATCCGACCAAACGGGACCTTGTGCCCACCAACCACAACCGGGTACTTTTCACCGAAGAAATGCGCGCCGAAGGATATACCATCATCGCGCCGCAGCTGTCGCCGATCCACTTCGATATCCTGGGACCGGCCTTCCGCTCCTGCGGCTACAATGTGGTGGTACTGGACAACGATACCAAAGAAGCGGTGGACACCGGCCTGAAATATGTGAACAATGACGCCTGCTATCCGTCCCTGATCGTTGTGGGACAGATGCTGGCCGCCGTGGAATCCGGCAAATATGACACAGACCGTCTGGCCATTATCATGACACAGACCGGCGGCGGCTGCCGGGCGTCCAATTACGTCGGTTTCATACGCCGGGCGCTGAAAAAGGCCGGCTATCCGCAGATTCCGGTAATTTCCCTGAATCTGTCCGACTTAGAAAAGAATCCGGGCTTTTCCTTTACCCTGCCCATGGCCCAGAAGGCCGTCTATGGCTGTGTGTTCGGCGATATCCTGATGCGTGTCATCAACGCCACACGCCCGTACGAGGCAGTACCGGGAACCACAGACAAGATGCACCAGAAATGGCTCAGACGCATCAACAAATTCCTCTGCCAGGATAAGAAGTGGCTGTCCCACAGGACCTACAAACGCTTCTGCCGGGAAATGGTACGGGATTTTGACCATATCGAACGAAAAAATATCGAAAAACCGAAAGTCGGTATTGTAGGAGAAATCCTGGTAAAATTCATGCCGCTGGCAAACAACCACCTGGCAGAACTGATTGAACAGGAAGGCGCGGAAGCGGTCGTTCCGGATTTTCTGGACTTCTTCCTGTACTGTTTCTATAATAACAATTTCAAGACCGATAACCTGGGCTTCAGCAAAGCCGCAAAACGCAAGGCTAACCTGGGAATCTGGGCCATCGAGAAACTCCGGGGCGCTGCCCATAAAGCCCTGGCAGACAGCGTGCATTTCGATCCGCCGGCCAGCATCTATGACACGGCCCGGGGATCTGCCGACATCGTATCCGCAGGAAATCAGACCGGCGAAGGCTGGTTCCTGACCGGTGAAATGATCGAGCTGATCAACCACGGCGTCAACAACATCGTATGCTGCCAGCCCTTCGGCTGCCTGCCGAACCACATCGTTGGCAAGGGAGTCATCAAAAAAGTGCGGTCTGAGTATCCGGACTCCAATATTGTCGCCATCGATTTTGACCCGGGTGCCAGCGAAGTTAACCAGCTGAACCGTATCAAGCTGATGCTGACCACTGCGCAGCGCAATATCGAAAAGAAAAAACAGCAGCAAAACAGTGCACACTGA
- a CDS encoding membrane protein produces MNFLNRLEKKIGRYAIPGLMKYMVGCYVIGYIIMYAAPNLVSWLTLEPYMIFHQGQVWRLVSWLLIPPSRSYLIFAIIMIIFYYQIGTALEHTWGVFRFNVFIFGGIIFTILGALLLYFATGQAPLILQGAYYTTYYLNLSIFLAFAVCYPDQQVMLYFLIPVRMKWLAIVYAVLAVAGAVSGGVVSIVAIAASLANFLIFFLLTRNYHAVSPQEIRRKQSFRRQMNRPSGSYRSEDGRISKHKCAVCGRTELDDPNLEFRFCSKCNGNYEYCQDHLFTHKHVK; encoded by the coding sequence ATGAATTTTCTCAATCGTCTCGAAAAAAAGATCGGCCGGTATGCCATACCGGGACTGATGAAATACATGGTGGGCTGTTACGTCATCGGATATATCATCATGTACGCGGCCCCGAACCTGGTGTCCTGGCTGACCCTGGAACCTTATATGATTTTTCACCAGGGGCAGGTCTGGCGGCTGGTATCCTGGCTGCTGATTCCGCCCAGCCGCAGTTATCTGATTTTTGCCATTATCATGATCATCTTTTATTATCAGATCGGTACTGCGCTGGAACACACCTGGGGAGTCTTCCGATTTAATGTATTTATTTTCGGCGGCATCATTTTTACGATTCTCGGCGCCCTTCTTCTGTATTTTGCCACCGGGCAGGCGCCGCTGATCCTGCAGGGCGCGTATTATACGACCTATTATTTGAACCTGTCTATTTTCCTGGCATTTGCGGTATGTTATCCGGATCAGCAGGTAATGCTGTATTTTCTGATTCCGGTCCGGATGAAGTGGCTTGCCATTGTCTATGCCGTCCTAGCGGTGGCCGGCGCTGTCAGCGGAGGTGTGGTCAGCATTGTTGCCATCGCGGCATCTCTGGCGAATTTTTTGATTTTCTTCCTGCTGACGAGAAACTATCACGCGGTTTCGCCGCAGGAGATCCGGAGAAAGCAGTCCTTCCGCAGGCAGATGAACCGCCCTTCCGGAAGCTATCGGTCTGAAGACGGCAGAATCAGCAAGCACAAATGCGCCGTCTGCGGACGTACCGAGCTGGATGATCCGAACCTGGAATTTCGGTTCTGTTCCAAATGCAACGGAAATTACGAATACTGTCAGGATCATCTGTTTACACACAAACATGTGAAATAA